Within Phycisphaerales bacterium, the genomic segment TCGAAGGGCCGCGACTGCACATCTCCGCCATTGACCGACTGGCAGCCCGAACCGTATCCGCGGCCAGTGGGCGTTGTTACGTACAGGAGGCTATCTCAAAACCGGGACACCTGTTGACTTTGTACAATGATGCATGTTGACACTCACGAATGAGCAATTGGATTGGCTGGCGGACAGGATTCCGGATCGGCCGAAGAGTCCGAAGGGCGGACGGCCCGTCGCGGACAAGCGGCGGACGCTGCGGCATCTTCTGGATGCTGGACAACGCGCGAAGTGGAAGGACCTGCCGCGAGTTCGGGCGCGCGGGCCACGGTGCACCGTTGGTTCCAGCGCTGGACGCGAAGGGCTCTTTGAGCAGGCCATGCGGGCCGCCGGACGCCTGGTCGAACGGGCGCGGCGCGTACCGCGTGTACGAATGCTTCATCGACGGCACCTTCGCCAAGGCCCGGGGCGGCGGTGATGGGATCGGGCGCGGCCACCTCGGAAAAGGCGTGAAAATCATGGTTCTGGTCGATGCTCGCGGGTTGCCGGTGGCGATCGATACCGCGCCGGCGGACGCCCACGAGAGCCGCTGCGTGCAGCGCTGTTCGACTTCGTGCTGACGCGCGAGACGCCGCCGCGCGTGATCGGCGACAAGGCGTACGACAGCGACAAGCTCGACGAAGAGCTCGCACAGCGCGGCATGGAAATGATCGCGCCGCATCGCGGCAACCGCAAGCCGGAGAATGTGACACAGGACCGCCGGCCGCTGCAGCGCGCAAGCGGCGCTGGACGGTGGAGCGGACGATCTCCTGGATCCAGAACTACCGTCGGCTCTGCATCCGTTGGGAGAAGTCGAGCTGCCTGTTCAGCGGCTTCTTGCATATGACCTGTACGCTTCTCTTGCTTTCAGAGGTTTTGAGATAGCCTCATGGCACTTGCACGGCAAAGCTGGTCAGAGCTGGACCAATCGAATCACCAAAGGAGATCAAGCAGCATAATCTCTTCGTCGAGTGGGAAGTCTGCTTCTCGTATATCAAGGCGTGTGAATGTCATTAGTCACCACATCTTGTGGCGTTGCCATTCGTTGGCGCGGTCTAACCTTGCTGTTTGTTGCAGCTGCCTTACCAGCGCTGGTCGATGCGGGCCTTGTGGTCACGATGACAGAAGGCCGCTTATGGGCTGCCGGACGCGTGGGCACAACGATGTTTGCGTTGTGTCTGTGGTCACAGTTCATTGTGTCCCTTGCGGTCGTTGGCGCACTGCTACTACGACGTGCAGCAGTGACGCGTATCACGGGGATTGCATGTGCTGCTGGCCTCGTGGGTGCCGCAGCATATACCATAACGGTGCTCTTGTATGGGCTCGTCACTGGTTGGCCGCGTGCCATGGACGTAACAATCGGTCTTGCACTGAGGTTTGGCAGCGATGCATTGTTTCACTATGGGGTTCTTGCTGCCGCGTGCCTGACTGTTGCAGGGCATTATAACGCAAGCACCGGTGTTCTACAAGTGAGGCTCTTTAGAACTTATGTATTGATGTGGATTATCTGTTTTGGTACGAGAGGGGCGATAGAGGGGTACTGGCTGCTGCTATCCGTTTCTAAGTCGCAGATTGGATTTGACAACTCCGAGTTCTTGCGAGTGCTACTCCCAGCAACACTGTGGAGTGTTATATGGGTTCTTGTGTGGTGCGACAGCCACGTACACGGCGTGAAGAAGATGCACTTTTATAGCGTGGGGCTTGCTGCAGGGGTGCATGCACTGAGTCTGGGAGGGGCCATTGCGTGTTGGGGAACAAGAGAAGAGGCCCTGAGCTACGTTATATGGGGGCGTGTCCTTTATGAACTCCAACCACTATGCGTGTGGTGTGCTTTCGCACTGATGTGGCGGAGGGGGTTGTTCGCGCGCGGCCGTCTTGTGGTGTTGTCTCCTGGCAGGTGTCCGCAATGTGGCTACTCGCTGATTGGCCACAGCTCATTGGAGGCGCGATGTCCGGAGTGCGGCGGCGGCGCGTCACTGGAACTCGTACGGGTACAATGAGCGCGGCGAGTTGGCCGGGTCGGACTTCTTCAGCGGCACACGCGGCAGCGGGACGAGCGCGCCCGCGGGCGACCGGGCGTATGCCTACGACCCGATCGGGAATCGGTCGGAGACCACGACGGGGACGAGTGCGGCCGTGTACTACTGCGCGAACGAGCTGAACCAGTACGAAGCGCTCGACGATGCGGCCGGGTGCGAGTCGCCGTTCACGCGCGAGTTCATGTACGATGCCGACGGGAACATGACCGGCGACGGCGACCTGGTGCTGGTGTACGACGGCGAGAACCGCCTGGTCGAGGTCGCGCCGGCCAGCCCTGCTAGCGGCGACAAGAAGGCGGTCTTCGTCTACGACTACCGCAACCGGCGGGTGCAGAAATCCGTGTATGAGCACAACGGGTCGGCGTGGGGCGGGTCGCCGGTGGCGCGGACGCGCTACGTGTGGGACGGCTGGCTGCTGATCGCCGAGCTCGACGGGCTGGACGACAATGCGCTGCTGCGCCGCTGGACGTGGGGACTCGACCTAGCCGGCCAGCGTGGCGGCCGGCCGGGCGATGCGGCCGGTGGGATCGGTGGGCTGCTGGCCGTGTGGGACCGGACGGCCACGGAGGATTACGAGGAAGAGCCGGAGGGCGAGGGGCTGCTCGAAGAGGAGCCGACCGGCCGCAAGTGGGTTTTCGCCTACGACGCGCTCGGCAACGTGGGCCAGTTGGTGGACCTGTTCCCTGAGCGGTGGATTCCGGAGGACATCCTGGCGGCGCGGTACGAGTACGACCCGTACGGGAACGTGACGGCCGCGGGCGGGGACTACGCCGACCGCAACCGCTTCCGGTTCAGCACGAAGCAGTTCGAGGCCGAGAGCGGCCTGGGCTACTGGGGCGAGCGGTTCTACCACCCCGAGTACGGGCGCTGGGTGAATCGGGATCCGATCTGGGAGAGCGGCGGACTCAATCTGTACAGCCTTGGCGTGAATCTGCCAACCAGGATGTTCGACCGATTCGGTTTGATTGCGATTGCTTGCGGCCCAGACGACCTCGATAGTGCGCCCCCGCCTCCCCCGCCCCCGCCTCCGCCGCCGCCACGCCCCCCGTGGCCGTTCGGGACGTGGCCGATGGATGTGGCGCGGGCGTCCGCGATCAATGGAGCGGCCAATGGTCCTTCGCCGCTCGGGTTTACCTCAGAAACGACCGGAGAGCCCAAGGCCGTGCTATGCTGCAGCTGGTTCACCACGTTTGGCATCCCGCTCGGGCAGCATTGCCAACTTCGGATCATTGAGCGGCAGGGCAACAGATGCTATGCCACAGATCACGAAGGCGAGAACATACCGGAGCACGGCGGAGCACCTTGCGTCGACAAATCACCCTCGGGCCCATATGAAGTCCCATGCGACAACTACTGCGGAGATCAAGATCAGATCGGGCGACCACGCCCTGTGTCGCCAACCGCTAACGATTGCCTGAAGAGGGCGGATGGGTGCGGCAAGGAGTACGATCCGCTGGGTAGCAACTCAAATGCGATGCTCGCGTTGATGATGAAGTGTTGCGGCATCGCCGCTGGCGAGGGTGGCTTTACGTTTCCGCCAACTGCACCAGGGTGGACTGGTCCATATCATGGCGGCGCACTCGGTGGGCCGGCGCCATTGTTTCAAGAGGGCCCGTGCGTCGACATGCAGCCGCTGTTGTTCTGCACCAAGTGCGCCACTTGCAGCGACATCGGACTCTAGCGCTGCTTCTCGTGACGGTCCAGGGACGCACACGGAGTGCAACATGCTTGCGCACATTCACCAAGTTGCTCGCCGAATCGCAACTCAACTCGGTATTGGGTTCCTTGTTGCGTTCTCACTTACCACTATTGGCTGTGCTGCGAGTACGGCGCAATTTACGATGCGGTGGCGCGCTTACGACGTCGCCTTCGATCCGTCTGGGGAATTGCTCGTGGCGGCGGGGGAGGATGGCCGTGTCGCGGTGTGGCGGGTACAGGCGCCGCCTTACCTCGGTGTAAGTCGACTGTCGGACGTCACGCTTGTGCCAGATGCATCGTTGCAGCGCGCGGTGGTAGGCCATCCGCCGCGCTACTCTGCGTACTATGTCGCGTTCATCGACGATTCACGTCTCGTCGCGTTGCTGAATGGTGCAAGTCATGCAATTGCGTTCCACCGCTTGAATGAGAGCACGGGGCACGTGCATGTCGTAGAGGCACGCGCTTTGCCTGGACTGGTGCGCCCAGAGTTCAGCGCGGACCGCACGGAGGTAGCCTGAAATCTTGTGGAAATTGAGAACGTGGGGCATCCTGCTGGTGCGTTTGAAACGAGAGTCGTTTCCCAGGAGGAGCCCGATGGCTACTACAACCGGACGAGGATCGAGCGTCAAGCGGCGGGACGAGGCGGGGGGCGACGAGGCCGTGCAGGTGGTTCGGGACCAGGTCGAGGAACTGGCCCGGCTGGGGGCCCGGCAGATGCTGCTGGCGGCGTTGGAGGACGAGGTGAACGTCTACCTCCAGCGCGACCGGTATCAGCGACAGGGCGAGTTCCGCGGCTACCGCAACGGGACCACGCCGCGGCGGCTGACGCTGGGCAGCGGCACGGTGCCGCTGGAGGTCCCGCGGGTGCGACATCCCGCCGGGCCAGGAGCCGTTCGAATCGAAGATCGTGCGCAAGTACCAGCGTCGCAGCGACACGATCGAGGAGACGTTCATGCGGCTGTTCATCGAAGGCCTGGCGACGCGGGACTTCGAGCCGGCCTTGCGGCTGCTGGCGGGGAACGACGCGCCGCTGTCGCCCAGCACGATCAGTCGGCTGACACAGCGGTTCCGCGTCGAGTACGCGGCGTTCGACCGGCAGGATCTGAGCGGCCGGAAGTTCGTCTATATCTGGGCGGACGGGATTTACCTGAAGGCCGGGCTGGGTACGGAGAAAGCCTGCCTGATGGTGCTGATCGGGGCGGATACGGAGGGGCAGAAGCACTTGCTCTCGCTGCGGAGGGGTATCGCGAGGCGCCGAGAGCTGGGGCGAGTTGCTGAAGGACTGCCGGCAGCGGGGTCTGAACGAGCCGGGCTGCTGGATCGCGGACGGGGCGTTGGGGCTGTGGGCGGCGGTGAACGAGCAGAGTCCGAACTCGGCCCAGCAGCGCTGCACGAATCACAAGACGATGAACGTGCTCGACAAGCTGCCGAAGGCCGAGCAGCCCGAGGCGACCCCGCGACTGCGGGCGATCTGGCAGGCGGAAAGTGAGGTGGCGGCGCGGAAGCTGGCGGCCGGTGTGATCGCGGACTTCCGTCGGGCGGGCTACGACCGGGCGGCGGACTGTCTGGGGGACGATCTGGATCGCTGCCTGACGTTCTACGCGTTTCCGGAGCCGCACTGGTCGCACCTGCGGACGACGAACGTGATCGAGTCGCCGTTTGCGGGCGTACGGCTGCGGACGAACGCGGCCAAGCGGTTCAAGAAGACCAAGAGCGGCGTGTACCTGGTGCATCAGGTGCTGATGCGGCTGTCGCAGAACTGGCGGCACTTGAAGGCGGCGCACCTGTGTGCCCAGATACCGCTGCCGGAAGGAAAGAACCGCCGGGTGAAGACGAAGGTGAAGGCGAAGGCGAAGACCCATGCGGCGTGAACGAACGTGACGGATGCCCCAGATTCAATTTACACAGGACTTGACACTACCTCACCGCACGACGCTAGCGATACTGGGGCGATGTGCAAGCGAAAGCGAACAACATCCCCCGGGTACGTTGGTGCTTGAGGTATGGGGTATGGCAGGCGAGACTCGGCGTGGCATCATTCCCATTTGCATTGAGGGCGCGGGGGGCGCCGAGATACCCGGCTGTTTCGCACTCAGTTCGGCTGGCGAGTTTGCCGCGATTGGGTTCGGTTCCCGGCTGCATCAATTCGACTGTTCGACGGGCGCGAACGTCCGCGGATATGAGAATGACCAGGTGTGGAAAGGCTGCATGTTCTCGCCGACGAGCGACGTGCTCGTGGGACTGACTGCGGCTGGGCGAGTTTATGCCTGGGACGCGCGGACCGGCGAGCGGCGCTGGGAGTCCAGTGTCGCAGATGGGCCAGGGCCGGGCGACGTGTACGCGACGGTGCGTATCTCCCCCGACGGAGCGTTCGCGGCCGTAGGCCTTCATGGCCGGACGTACACGCTCGACATGAAGACTGGCCGCGTCGTTGCGAGTACGGCGGGGACGCTTCGCGAGGGCGGTGACAAGGGGCACGATCGTGTATGGCTCGACGATCAAGTCGTCGTGCGGGGCGATGGAGAGATTCGATTGGTCGATCCACGAAGCGGTGGAGTTGTGTGGCGCGCTGCAGTCGATACGCGCGACTTGTTTTGCATTGGCGCAAGCCCGCAGACGCGGTGGATTGCGGGAGCGAGCGGCGGTCCAAAGTCGCCCAATCGCGTGAGTCTGTGGCGCGTCGACCTTGACGCGGTAGACATGAAGTGATGCACCGCCTCGCTCGATTACATTGGCAACGCCCGGCAGCAGCCGGCTTCCAAGCAGCGGGAGGGCGCTGCCTTCGCTTCAGCGCCGTTTGCCACGCCCGATAGGCCGTAAGCGTGACGATGGCCTGGCTGTAGTCCTTCCGTTTGCGATAACTGGGCGTCTTCGGCATGTGCGGACCTCCGAATCGCGGAGCGCGGTGTAACACCGCGCGCTTTCGCGTCTTCGGCCGCACTGCCGACCACCGGCAGGTCCCCGCAACTCTCGGGGGCGGCGTAGCTTATCGTAACAGCCACCGGTCGGACTCGAACCGACAACCTGCGGTTTACAAATCAGCCGGATGGCTCCGTAACCAACGCAAACGTCGCTAGTTACAACGCCGCCGGCGACGGTGCAGGCAGTACTGCCGGCAGTTGCGACGGGGCGAGCGTAGCCACGCCTGCGCAGGCGGTCAACGACGCCGACCTCGCCATGGTCGTGGCCGCGTGGTCGGCGCTGCCCGACGCGATCCGCCGGGCTGTGATGGCGCTGGTGAGCGCAGGGGGTGCCCAATGAGGCGGCTTTGCGCGTACGCCGAGGCGCTCTGCCGCCGGGTGGCCCCCGACGCGGCCACGGGGCCGTTCTACGCCGTCCTGCGCTCCGACCTGCCGCCCGAGTACCAGGGCGGTGATGGGGGCGCCCTGGCGATAACGTCGCGGCACCTGGACCTGATGCTCCGGCCGACGCTCGAACGCCAGCGCCGGTGGCGTGGCCGCGGGCCGGCGATGCTGCTCGACGCGGCCGAGATCGGGGCGCACAAGGGTAACGTCGGCGTCGGCACTCTATCTCACCCGGCGCGCGGACTGCCGTTGCCCGCCCCCCGACCGGCCACGGGTCCTACCCCGCCGGTTTTCCTCCCGATGGCCGCGGAACGAGCGGCGAAGGGCGAAAGAGTTTGTTGCGCGTGGCGGAGAGTGGGGTCGCCTGCCGCGTCAGGTGGCAGATTGACAATTTCCGCTAACAACGGTGAAATCAGGCCTCGTTCAGCGGCAGTTGGGGCAGTCGCTCCTCGGGAAGCGCTCGATGACCGCAAATCGCAACGATGTCATGACGATCACCGAGCTCGCGTCGTATCTGAAGATCTCGAAGTCGACGCTGTACAAGCTCGCCCATGACGGAAAGGTGCCCGGTCAGAAGGTCGGGCGACACTGGCGCTTCCACAAGAACGCCATCGACGCCTGGCTCAGCACGCGAGACGCGCCGCCGAAAGCGCGGTCCCGCCGCCGGTGACGTTGGTCGCGCACGCGGCAGACAGAATGCAGGGAAGGCATGGCGAAGAACATCCACAAGTCGGATGATGGCACGCTCTTCGACGCCAGCGAGCTCGGCGTCGACCCGGAGATGCTCTGGCAGTCCGCGGATAAGCTCCGTGGCTCCATTGACGCCGCCGAATACAAGCACGTCGTCCTCGGGCTGATCTTCCTGAAGTACATCTCCGACGCCTTCGAGACGCGTCGGCAGAAGCTCCAGGACGAGTTGAGCGCCGACGGCATCACGGGCAAGCAGGCCGACGGCCTGCTGGAGAGCCGCGACGAGTACACGGCCGAGAACGTCTTCTGGGTCCCGCCCGAGTCGCGTTGGGCGAACATTCAGAATCAGGGCAAGCAGCCCAACATCGCCAAGCTCATCGACGACGCCATGTACGCCATCGAGCGGGACAACGCGAAGCTCAAAGGCAAGCTGCCGCGCGATTACGCCCGTCGCGGCATCCCGCCCGAGCGCCTTGGTGGCCTGATCGACCTCATCGCCGGCATCGCGATCGGCACGGAGCAGGCCCGCGCGAAGGACATCCTCGGTCGCGTCTACGAGTATTTCCTCGGCAAGTTCGCCGCGGCCGAAGGCAAGCTGGGCGGCGAGTTCTTCACGCCGCGCTCCGTCGTCCGGCTGCTCGTCGAGATGATCGAGCCCTACGAGGGCCGTGTGTACGACCCCTGCTGCGGCTCCGGCGGCATGTTCGTGCAGTCCGAGCGCTTCGTGGAAGCGCACGGCGGGCGGCACACCGACATCTCCATCTTCGGCCAGGAATCCAACCCGACCACGTGGCGGCTGGCGCACATGAACCTCGCCCTCCGCGGCATCGAGGCGAACCTGGGCGAGCAGCCGGCCGACAGCTTCGTCCGCGACCTGCACCCCGACCTCAAGGCCGATTACATCCTCGCGAATCCGCCGTTCAACGTCTCCGACTGGTCCGGCCACCTGCTGCGCGATGACGT encodes:
- a CDS encoding RHS repeat-associated core domain-containing protein, whose amino-acid sequence is MAGSDFFSGTRGSGTSAPAGDRAYAYDPIGNRSETTTGTSAAVYYCANELNQYEALDDAAGCESPFTREFMYDADGNMTGDGDLVLVYDGENRLVEVAPASPASGDKKAVFVYDYRNRRVQKSVYEHNGSAWGGSPVARTRYVWDGWLLIAELDGLDDNALLRRWTWGLDLAGQRGGRPGDAAGGIGGLLAVWDRTATEDYEEEPEGEGLLEEEPTGRKWVFAYDALGNVGQLVDLFPERWIPEDILAARYEYDPYGNVTAAGGDYADRNRFRFSTKQFEAESGLGYWGERFYHPEYGRWVNRDPIWESGGLNLYSLGVNLPTRMFDRFGLIAIACGPDDLDSAPPPPPPPPPPPPRPPWPFGTWPMDVARASAINGAANGPSPLGFTSETTGEPKAVLCCSWFTTFGIPLGQHCQLRIIERQGNRCYATDHEGENIPEHGGAPCVDKSPSGPYEVPCDNYCGDQDQIGRPRPVSPTANDCLKRADGCGKEYDPLGSNSNAMLALMMKCCGIAAGEGGFTFPPTAPGWTGPYHGGALGGPAPLFQEGPCVDMQPLLFCTKCATCSDIGL
- a CDS encoding transposase; its protein translation is MATTTGRGSSVKRRDEAGGDEAVQVVRDQVEELARLGARQMLLAALEDEVNVYLQRDRYQRQGEFRGYRNGTTPRRLTLGSGTVPLEVPRVRHPAGPGAVRIEDRAQVPASQRHDRGDVHAAVHRRPGDAGLRAGLAAAGGERRAAVAQHDQSADTAVPRRVRGVRPAGSERPEVRLYLGGRDLPEGRAGYGESLPDGADRGGYGGAEALALAAEGYREAPRAGASC
- a CDS encoding transposase; amino-acid sequence: MLKDCRQRGLNEPGCWIADGALGLWAAVNEQSPNSAQQRCTNHKTMNVLDKLPKAEQPEATPRLRAIWQAESEVAARKLAAGVIADFRRAGYDRAADCLGDDLDRCLTFYAFPEPHWSHLRTTNVIESPFAGVRLRTNAAKRFKKTKSGVYLVHQVLMRLSQNWRHLKAAHLCAQIPLPEGKNRRVKTKVKAKAKTHAA
- a CDS encoding PQQ-binding-like beta-propeller repeat protein — translated: MAGETRRGIIPICIEGAGGAEIPGCFALSSAGEFAAIGFGSRLHQFDCSTGANVRGYENDQVWKGCMFSPTSDVLVGLTAAGRVYAWDARTGERRWESSVADGPGPGDVYATVRISPDGAFAAVGLHGRTYTLDMKTGRVVASTAGTLREGGDKGHDRVWLDDQVVVRGDGEIRLVDPRSGGVVWRAAVDTRDLFCIGASPQTRWIAGASGGPKSPNRVSLWRVDLDAVDMK
- a CDS encoding helix-turn-helix domain-containing protein — translated: MTANRNDVMTITELASYLKISKSTLYKLAHDGKVPGQKVGRHWRFHKNAIDAWLSTRDAPPKARSRRR
- a CDS encoding SAM-dependent DNA methyltransferase; translated protein: MAKNIHKSDDGTLFDASELGVDPEMLWQSADKLRGSIDAAEYKHVVLGLIFLKYISDAFETRRQKLQDELSADGITGKQADGLLESRDEYTAENVFWVPPESRWANIQNQGKQPNIAKLIDDAMYAIERDNAKLKGKLPRDYARRGIPPERLGGLIDLIAGIAIGTEQARAKDILGRVYEYFLGKFAAAEGKLGGEFFTPRSVVRLLVEMIEPYEGRVYDPCCGSGGMFVQSERFVEAHGGRHTDISIFGQESNPTTWRLAHMNLALRGIEANLGEQPADSFVRDLHPDLKADYILANPPFNVSDWSGHLLRDDVRWKFGTPPVGNANYAWIQHFIHHLAPANGRGGGVAGFVMANGSLSSNSGGEGDIRQRIIEADLVDCIIAMPPQLFLTTGIPVCLWFISRDKTGKNVKGRDASGKVVKGRGRDRRGQTLFIDARQMGTMETRTLRVLSGREEYPLPPDSDIGRIARTYHAWRGEPEAGEYEDVAGFCKSATLDEIAKHGHVLTPGRYVGAVEAEDDGEPFEDKIRRLTAELEEQFAESERLTGVIRENLSQFTSGA